One window of the Natronomonas marina genome contains the following:
- a CDS encoding DUF7382 domain-containing protein produces the protein MRQLERLRDDERAIEGLPVRLVIALVVGVASLSVMMSMLSGISGLAVTELDVRPTPEVVAPGNHTIEVAVVDPDGQGVADATVVARGGSARLDGVRTATTDRNGTAELELSPTLGANQRDGTVEFDVKPPAGSEYADERGNTALLVVRE, from the coding sequence ATGCGTCAACTCGAACGCCTCCGCGACGACGAGCGGGCCATCGAGGGACTGCCGGTCCGACTCGTCATCGCCCTAGTCGTCGGCGTCGCCAGCCTCTCGGTGATGATGAGCATGCTGTCGGGCATCTCCGGGCTCGCCGTCACGGAACTGGACGTCCGGCCGACCCCCGAGGTCGTGGCGCCGGGCAACCACACCATCGAGGTGGCCGTCGTCGACCCGGACGGACAGGGGGTCGCCGACGCGACGGTCGTCGCCCGCGGCGGGTCGGCACGGCTCGACGGCGTCCGGACGGCCACGACCGACCGGAACGGGACCGCGGAACTGGAACTCTCGCCGACGCTCGGCGCCAATCAACGGGACGGGACCGTCGAGTTCGACGTCAAGCCGCCCGCCGGCAGCGAGTACGCCGACGAGCGGGGGAACACGGCGCTGCTCGTGGTCCGGGAGTGA
- a CDS encoding HalX domain-containing protein — protein sequence MSGDEPTVLVVDDERDLADLYAAWLAEEYDVRTAYGGEEAIEGMDESVDVALVDRLMPEVSGGEVVEHIRGEGYDCGISMVTAVEPDFDIIEMGFDEYIVKPVRRENLYDVVETLLSRAAYDDQLQEMFSLASKVAALKTQKTPQELEESDSYGELTDRLDELREELDRTTAELSERDFEVELRQLNADSTD from the coding sequence ATGAGCGGAGACGAACCGACCGTGCTGGTCGTAGACGACGAGCGCGACCTCGCGGATCTCTACGCCGCGTGGCTCGCAGAGGAGTACGACGTTCGAACGGCCTACGGGGGCGAAGAGGCCATAGAGGGGATGGACGAGTCGGTCGACGTGGCGCTCGTCGACCGCCTGATGCCCGAGGTCTCCGGGGGCGAGGTCGTCGAACACATCCGCGGCGAGGGGTACGACTGCGGAATCTCGATGGTCACCGCCGTCGAGCCGGATTTCGACATCATCGAGATGGGTTTCGACGAGTATATCGTCAAACCGGTCCGACGCGAGAACCTCTACGACGTCGTCGAGACGCTCCTCTCGCGGGCGGCCTACGACGACCAGCTACAGGAGATGTTCTCGCTGGCGTCGAAGGTGGCCGCACTCAAGACCCAGAAGACGCCCCAGGAACTGGAGGAAAGCGACTCTTACGGGGAGCTGACCGACCGCCTCGACGAACTCCGCGAGGAACTGGACCGGACCACGGCGGAGCTGAGCGAGCGCGACTTCGAGGTCGAACTCCGGCAACTGAACGCCGACTCGACGGACTGA
- a CDS encoding fluoride efflux transporter FluC, which produces MERRVVLLVGAGGFAGAVCRHAVSVALSAGFPWGTLAVNVAGAFLLGLFVYGSAELRRVPESARLVVSAGFLSSFTTYSAFAAETVALAPALAAGNVFANYALGLGAVVAARGVVLWRS; this is translated from the coding sequence ATGGAACGGCGGGTCGTGCTGCTGGTCGGGGCGGGGGGATTCGCCGGCGCGGTCTGCCGGCACGCCGTCTCGGTCGCGCTGTCGGCGGGCTTTCCCTGGGGGACGCTCGCGGTCAACGTCGCCGGCGCGTTCCTGCTCGGACTGTTCGTCTACGGGAGCGCCGAACTCCGGCGGGTCCCCGAGTCGGCGCGCCTCGTCGTCTCGGCGGGCTTTCTCTCCTCGTTTACCACCTACAGCGCCTTCGCCGCCGAGACGGTCGCGCTCGCGCCGGCGCTGGCGGCGGGTAACGTCTTCGCCAACTACGCGCTCGGCCTCGGGGCCGTCGTCGCCGCCCGAGGGGTGGTCCTGTGGCGCTCGTGA
- a CDS encoding fluoride efflux transporter FluC produces the protein MALVTALAVGVGGATGALARYAVGEALERRALDTLVVNVLGSLLLGVVLGAPLGGTVRLAAGAGFCGAFTTFSSFAVETVRLAEEGRGRAAAANAAVTLALALPATFLGTVLGSVAGG, from the coding sequence GTGGCGCTCGTGACCGCCCTCGCGGTCGGGGTCGGCGGCGCTACCGGCGCGCTCGCCCGCTATGCGGTCGGCGAGGCCCTCGAACGGCGTGCGCTCGACACGCTCGTCGTCAACGTCCTCGGGAGCCTGCTGCTCGGGGTCGTTCTCGGCGCGCCCCTCGGCGGGACCGTCCGTCTCGCGGCCGGCGCCGGGTTCTGTGGGGCGTTCACGACGTTCTCGTCGTTCGCCGTCGAGACGGTTCGACTGGCGGAGGAGGGTCGCGGACGCGCCGCCGCCGCCAACGCCGCCGTGACGCTCGCACTCGCGCTCCCGGCGACGTTTCTCGGGACCGTCCTCGGGTCGGTCGCCGGCGGCTGA
- a CDS encoding protein-L-isoaspartate O-methyltransferase family protein, whose protein sequence is MDPAVLRDDMVDSLEHEAKAVVGSERVGVAMREVPREPFVEDDSAAYADRAFERLGTRVLSPSAAGRLFEALSVRPGDDVLVVGVGVGYTAAVVAEIAGETNVHGVDIARRLVYDARSNLERAGYPGVLVDCRDGAYGLAEYAPYDRILVEAAAVEPPAALLDQLAPGGRLVMPLGTAGQELVAIEDGDRVAEFGTVAYHPMLVEGEQPDGVERNRTRREDREHARRDAERRKGWEQSWIDWDERV, encoded by the coding sequence ATGGACCCCGCGGTGCTGCGCGACGACATGGTCGACAGCCTCGAGCACGAGGCCAAGGCCGTCGTCGGCTCCGAACGGGTCGGCGTCGCGATGCGGGAGGTGCCCCGCGAGCCGTTCGTCGAGGACGACTCGGCGGCCTACGCGGACCGCGCCTTCGAGCGCCTCGGGACGCGGGTGCTGTCGCCGAGCGCCGCCGGCCGCCTGTTCGAGGCGCTGTCCGTCCGCCCGGGCGACGACGTCCTCGTCGTCGGCGTCGGCGTCGGCTACACCGCCGCCGTCGTCGCCGAGATAGCCGGCGAGACCAACGTCCACGGCGTCGACATCGCCCGACGGCTCGTCTACGATGCCCGCTCGAACCTCGAACGAGCGGGCTACCCCGGCGTGCTCGTCGACTGCCGGGACGGCGCCTACGGGCTGGCCGAGTACGCCCCCTACGACCGGATTCTCGTCGAGGCCGCCGCCGTCGAGCCGCCGGCTGCCCTCCTCGACCAGCTGGCACCGGGGGGTCGGCTCGTCATGCCGCTCGGGACCGCCGGCCAGGAACTCGTCGCCATCGAGGACGGCGACCGCGTCGCCGAGTTCGGCACCGTCGCCTACCACCCCATGCTCGTCGAGGGCGAACAGCCCGACGGCGTCGAGCGCAACCGGACCCGCCGCGAGGACCGCGAACACGCCCGCCGGGACGCCGAGCGCCGGAAGGGCTGGGAGCAGTCCTGGATCGACTGGGACGAGCGGGTCTGA